In Arachis hypogaea cultivar Tifrunner chromosome 7, arahy.Tifrunner.gnm2.J5K5, whole genome shotgun sequence, the genomic window CTACCTCCACGGCCACATCTCTGAAATGATCAACCCATTAGCACTTATTCATTTACTTTGGCTTAGAAAGTAATAGAAATTCAATAAAGTGCATGAAGGGGTGAATAAAGTCAAACAAATTAAGAAACAAAGGATTCAGCAATAATGGGAAGCTACGGTTTTTAAAAAATCAGATCTTTCAATTGGAGTATTATACATCATATGCAAGGGTATAAAGATGATGATCTACAATTTCAATACATGATGAGTTGAAGCCTTTGAAAATCATTATGTTAACAGACAGGCTAGCTTATTTAGAGCATCATAGCTGGTCTCCTTTGCTTTACCCCAGTCTATGACATACACAACATCATCTATGGTGATACTACTCTCGGCGATATTTGTTGCTAGGACAATTTTTCTACAATGGAAAATTAACAATCATCAAAGTTACAAAACCTGAGAGTTAATAAAAAATAGCAATCCTATGCAGGATTTATTTAGGTTCAAGGGATTAGGAATTTCGAAACCTATGCAGGAAATTTTCTGACAGGAAAGCAattaaacttgactaacaagttgCAATTCACCGAATTTTCCAAGCCTAACATAACATTCTAGTTGAGTTTCAGCTTTTTCATTCTCTCATTTGTTAAAATTTATGCTGCACACTAGTATATAAGAAGAAAAACAGATCTTGTCAATTATCTATTGTGGTGGCTGCATGATTTGTCATGGAAGTCACCAAATCATCAGTCTATATTGTCATGCCCTTCTCTTTCCTACTCTTACAGAATTGCCGAAGATTGAGTTATAACATGACTGCAATCTTAAGCATTCGTGTCACTAATAAAAAGGTTGTTATTTTCTGGTATTCGGACTGACGTACTACAATATATTAGCCTTCATATGCTACTGAAATTAGTAGGGAACTTTGATAACTAACTCACAaaaataaataccataaaatatatatgtatctatAGGTAAAACATAATCAAATTTCAACCATGTTGCCCATATCAAATAAACGTCATCGACAATTTTTGCTTTAAAAGCTTCAAGTAATTGTGTGTCTACATTCTAACAGAAAAATTCTGAAAGAAGGAAATTATTCTTAAGTTTTTGAACCTAATAGAGGTGTTTCATGTTCCGATTTTGATCTAATCGTTAGACTTTGTTGATGAAGCCTCATTCTCTCTTACAGCTGCTTCTCTAGTCTTCTTCCTCAACTCTGCTTGTATACTTTTCTTGTTCAGCAGCTTCTATAGGTTTACTATTCTTTCCTCTACATGTGCTATCAGGTTATCCATTCCCAAATATTCTTCAATATGATTCTGCTTCCCATCACCCAATCCCCTTGTAGCCTCCCCCGCTCTGACCCTTACAATGTGGTCATCAACCCAGAGAAAGAATTTGCAATGTGCTTCTGTCACCTAAATCAAATAGAACACAATGAATGTATGGTTGTACAAAACACTCCAATTCAATCTAATCCACATATGTGACTGTAATTAATCCCTAAAGGCTAAATCTTAAAAATCCTTTCAAATTTTAAAGCAATTTTTTATATCAGATCAGGTTCCATGTCAATTCATGTCTCAATCATTCTTCAAAATTCACCAGCACCAATATCAAATCATATATAATATCAACCCAATTTAACAGCAAATCGCttacaaaatcaaatcatttctaTAACCAATAGGAATGCCATTCCAAACAATTCAAAATCACATTCACAACAACTTGAGCTAGGAAAAATAACCAAAATCTATATTCTAAGCCTCCattccaaaaattcaaaatttacccAAATTTAGCATAAACTTAGTGATCATATATGAAGAATTGCGTGCTTACCTTTACAATGGGCATCCAAAAAATAGCCTATTTGGGTTGGTGTCTGTCTTAGACATGTAACAGATGGCATATTTTTTGTAGAAATATTTTGGGGCCACACCATCTTTTACATCCCCAGGTTGCAGCGAAATTGAACTTGCATATCCAGCTATCAGTTCCTTGGCTTCAACTCTGCCTCGTCTCGTGTTTGAGGAGCATGCGTCACTGCCCATCAATCTGATTAACATTAAACTCCACCATGAAAAACTATTATCAACTATTGCATTCAAAATTGAAATAATCTATTTCGATCAACGGTGATTAAAGAAAGTGAATAACAGAACAAATCATGCAAATTTGGTTGTGAAAATCGACAATAGAAACAAATGAATTAGCTAGAGGAAGAAGCAGTAGGCCTTACAATGGTTTTTCGAGAGGGTTTTTCTCGTGGGTTGCCGGAACCGTTTCCGCCTAGGAGATGAGTTACGTTCTTCAATGGTTTCGGATATACTTCACTCTGCTTGTGAGTCACAGAAAAGGACACCCGCGTAACCCTAGACGAAGAAGCAGTAGGCAGGGTCTTCGATGGGGTTCAGAAAAGTCGGTTCACTAACGATGAGTCACCGAAGAAAGcagaagaatgaggtagaaaaAGAGGCTGTGGACATTAAAGCGGTTTTTGGGGGAAGGTTTTGCGAGTGGGTCGCCGGAAAAATCAAACGCTTCACCTACAGGAACGGTTGGAGGAGCAGTGAGGTAGAAAAGGAAGCTGTGGACATTACAGGGGTATTAGGGGAAGATTTTTCGAGTGGGTCGCCGGAAAAATCACACCCATCACCTACAGGAAGGGTAGAGAAGAAGGAGTAGTGGACACAAGGGTAGAAGAAGCagtgaggttgaagaagaagcagttccTTCGAACTGTATTttgagaagtagaagaagaagaagctgtagACATTGAAATGGTATTTGGAGAAGATTTTGATTTGTATGGTATTTGGGGAAGAATTTGTAAAATCAATTATTTGTATATTGTACCCATTTGTGTTACAGTATAAATACTTAGTGTGGTataatgtaaataatataaaatacaatgTAGTGTAAAAGCATTTAATGAATCACCTAatgaaagtttaaaattttttttttatcaatggcTAAGATGATGACACATGTGCAAGGATAACTTACCTACAAAATTGCCATGGATTTAGAAGAAATCACCTTTTAAATATCAGATTTTAAATATCAGATCAGAACATTTTTATTGCCGGTTTTTAATTAGACCAATTCAATCGACTAATCGGTCGGATTTTTATAACCATGTTATAAACACGTTCATATATAGGTACTGCACCGACCAAATACATTTATGCGTTAGGTTAGGCCAAAGGAGAAACAATGCAAACTATAGCCTTATAAATAAACCAAGATAGATAGCATGGGGTTCCACGTAAAAGACAAATTATCTAtcattttatacaaaaatatatattattatggaATTCCAAAGTAGAGAGCAGGCTGATAATGCCAAACTTGTTAAAGCTCAAAGTCACATATGgaatcatatttttaattttataaactccATGTCTCTTAAATGTGCTGTTGAGTTAGGCATACCTGATGCCATTCACAACTATGGCAAACCTATGCCACTTTCACAACTTGTTGCTTCATTGCAAATTCATCCATCAAAAACCTCCTTCGTCCAGCGATTGATGAGAATCTTGGTCCATTCCAACTTCTTCACTGCCAAGGATGTCACCAGCAATGAAGTTGGGTATGTTCTAACTGATTCGTCTATGTTGTTGCTTAAGGACAACCCCTTAAATTTAATACCTTACTTGTTTATCATGCTTGATCCCTTTGTTCTAAAACCATGGCATCAGATGTCCACATGGTTTAAAAATGATGATCCTACATCATTTGAAACGGAATATGGGATAACGGTGTGGGATCATGCTAGCCAAGTTCCTCAATTCAATGAAATTTTGAACGATGCCATGGCAAGTGATGCTCGATTGATTAGCAAGTTGTTAGTTGATGACAAGTGCAAGGGAGTGTTTGAGGGTTTGGAATCATTGGTTGATGTTGGTGGAGGCACCGGAACTGTTGCAAAGGCCATTGTCAAAGCATTCCCACAGTTAGAGTGCACTGTTCTTGATCTTCCACACGTTGTTGCTGATTTGGAAGGAAGTCAGAACCTTAAATACGTTGGAGGAGACATGTTTGAGGCCATTCCTCCTTCTAATGCCATTTTGTTGAaggtaataaaatattataaattacttgtactaaaattaataaaatgacaaattattctattaatttttataattttattaattttttaatttaatttttgtattttaaaaatttgtaatttaatttttaatattaaataaaaatttatattaagatGTTTGctaattgttattttttaagaaaaaaacacACTAATCCTGAAATATTTGTTTTAATAATAATGATACTTCAATTACATACtccttttaacattttttttatgagagagaGACAACTACCCAAAATTATAAGAGAGGGTATGCTAATAACGTAAAAACCATCGTTATATATGCTTTCctctttacttttaatttttaatttttgtataactATCTAGGTCATTTGTTCATATATTGTTGTTGTAAGTTAAATACCCGTTTACTCATTAGTTAAATAATTTCCTTTGAATTGCTAGATTTTTTCCAATGtttcaagatttttttatttttttttaatttgcctAATGATATTTTTTGTAAGccaacaaaaatcaaattttatgttttttgataCTATACCATGTCATGATAGTCACATAAAAAGCTATATTTTTAATCGTATAGTATAACTTTAATTTATACTTTCTGACTGTTTAGAGTTATATAAAAGTTAAAATCCTTTTactaaataaataagataatCTTGATGAATGGGTCAAAAATTAATATATGTTCAAGTTCTTTGTTACTGATCATGATTACTTTGATTAACAAAGCAGTGGATTTTGCATAACTGGAATGATGAGGAATGTTTGAAAATATTGAAAAACTGCAAAGAGGCACTACGCATGAGTAAAGGGGAAGGAAGCAAGGTTATTGTTATAGACATGGTGGTGGGGGATGAGAATACTGATCATGAATTGGCTGAAACACAACTCTTCTTTGACATGTTGATGATGGTGTTCCTCACAGGAAAGCagagaaataaagaagaatgGGCCAACTTAATATTCTCAGCTGGTTTCAGCAATTACAAAATAATTCCAATTCTAGGATTAAGGTCTCTTATTGAGATATATCCATAGTAATTTATATGATAACATATAATTATCTTTCTATATTTAAAAGGAGAGATTATATCGATAACATGAAAACCTAGGTGTGCGCGGTAGTCGCATACACACATACGCATAGTGTTATAGacttatagaaaaaaattaaataaatcattattattaattttccaaAGACAaagtaatatttatttattaaaggaaaataaacaaaagttgtGGATTCACATTGGACAATTATAGAGCAATGTAAGAAAGGATTTTCAAACAATTAGCATATATCTTTAACGAAACATAACTAAATACAATTATATACTAAGTCTCATTTCTCTTCTGGACCTCCTCCATAAATTCATGCGCTGAAGTAATAATCAAATCGAAGTGCTTTTGTTCCCAAAGACAAAAAAGTTTTTCGCGATACAAATTTTCTATAGAATAATTGTTGTCAGTGCTAAATTT contains:
- the LOC112702716 gene encoding trans-resveratrol di-O-methyltransferase-like, with amino-acid sequence MEFQSREQADNAKLVKAQSHIWNHIFNFINSMSLKCAVELGIPDAIHNYGKPMPLSQLVASLQIHPSKTSFVQRLMRILVHSNFFTAKDVTSNEVGYVLTDSSMLLLKDNPLNLIPYLFIMLDPFVLKPWHQMSTWFKNDDPTSFETEYGITVWDHASQVPQFNEILNDAMASDARLISKLLVDDKCKGVFEGLESLVDVGGGTGTVAKAIVKAFPQLECTVLDLPHVVADLEGSQNLKYVGGDMFEAIPPSNAILLKWILHNWNDEECLKILKNCKEALRMSKGEGSKVIVIDMVVGDENTDHELAETQLFFDMLMMVFLTGKQRNKEEWANLIFSAGFSNYKIIPILGLRSLIEIYP